In the Rhodospirillaceae bacterium genome, one interval contains:
- a CDS encoding SLC13 family permease → MTKKYGFKGAIVDWELFQIGFVLVLIALVFFGFIRERLPPDVVALTAVGLLLATGILNTSDVLSVFSNSAPLTIAAMFVLSAGLERTGVIDGLGRYITKSAASSPTLALALMMISVMVVSAFINNTPVVVILTPVVISLARALNLTPSKLLIPLSFASIFGGTTTLIGTSTNILVNGVAQDYGLKPFGMFEITAAGAILGGIGILYLLLVGKWLLPDRETLASLLPSSSDRHFLADVLIPLGSPLVGLQLSAAGFTEHRGLRVIDLIRGDASMRNKLTDIFLMAGDRVVLRSKVGDMLGLREVGDVAFGGREAHAIEPMVTRETVIMEGIVGPQSKFQGRRVSDLNLRRLYGSYILAIHRQGTGLSGNFDRVQLQMGDTLLLEGPAKNLRQLFDYRELINLSHPSERPLRRDKAPIAILAVFLVMVLAAFEILPIAALALMAATSVVVLGCLDSDEAYNSIHWNILMLIFGMLALGIAMEKTGAASFVVDNLASLVGVFGPIAVLSAIYIITSLLTEIMSNNATAILLTPIAVGLANELGVDPRPFAVAVMFAASASFATPIGYQTNTFVYNAGGYRFSDFIKVGLPLNVLLWVAATFIIPIFWPLEIQD, encoded by the coding sequence TTGACAAAGAAGTATGGATTTAAGGGGGCAATTGTGGACTGGGAGTTATTCCAAATAGGGTTTGTGCTGGTTCTTATTGCCCTTGTTTTTTTCGGTTTCATAAGGGAACGCCTGCCGCCCGATGTCGTGGCATTGACTGCGGTTGGATTATTATTGGCAACGGGTATTTTAAATACCAGTGATGTGCTGAGTGTGTTCAGCAATAGCGCGCCACTTACGATTGCCGCGATGTTCGTTCTAAGCGCCGGACTGGAACGCACAGGCGTCATTGATGGCCTCGGTCGCTATATCACGAAGTCTGCTGCCAGTTCCCCAACTCTTGCGCTCGCTTTAATGATGATCAGCGTGATGGTCGTATCTGCTTTTATTAATAATACTCCGGTTGTAGTGATTCTGACCCCAGTTGTTATTAGCTTGGCTCGAGCCCTAAACCTTACCCCTTCAAAACTACTAATACCGCTCTCGTTTGCCAGCATATTTGGAGGCACTACAACACTCATCGGAACGTCTACGAATATTTTAGTGAACGGTGTTGCACAGGACTATGGCCTGAAGCCGTTTGGCATGTTTGAGATCACCGCAGCAGGTGCGATCCTTGGCGGCATCGGTATCTTGTACCTTCTGTTGGTGGGTAAGTGGCTACTTCCCGATCGAGAGACACTTGCTAGTCTGTTGCCCTCTTCTTCGGACCGACATTTTCTTGCAGACGTACTCATCCCACTTGGGTCACCCCTCGTAGGGCTCCAGTTGTCGGCGGCCGGTTTCACAGAACATCGTGGCTTACGCGTCATTGATTTAATCAGGGGCGATGCCTCAATGCGTAATAAATTGACCGACATATTTCTGATGGCGGGAGATCGTGTGGTCTTAAGAAGTAAAGTGGGAGATATGCTTGGTCTGCGAGAAGTAGGTGATGTTGCTTTCGGTGGGCGCGAGGCACATGCCATTGAACCTATGGTTACACGCGAGACCGTGATCATGGAGGGTATTGTTGGACCTCAGTCGAAATTTCAAGGAAGGCGTGTGTCTGATCTGAATCTTCGCCGACTGTACGGCTCATACATTTTGGCAATTCATCGACAAGGCACAGGTCTTTCAGGAAACTTTGACCGCGTCCAATTGCAGATGGGTGACACTCTCTTGCTAGAGGGGCCAGCAAAAAACCTTCGTCAACTTTTCGATTATCGCGAGCTGATAAACCTCTCACACCCGAGTGAGCGGCCACTTCGGCGAGACAAAGCGCCAATTGCAATATTGGCGGTCTTCCTAGTGATGGTGCTTGCCGCTTTTGAAATTTTGCCGATCGCGGCGCTTGCACTTATGGCTGCCACTTCAGTGGTAGTTCTTGGATGTCTTGATTCTGATGAAGCCTACAACTCAATTCACTGGAACATTTTAATGCTCATTTTTGGAATGCTGGCGCTCGGCATTGCGATGGAAAAAACAGGAGCCGCCAGCTTTGTTGTCGATAACTTGGCATCACTCGTTGGCGTGTTTGGGCCAATTGCGGTGCTATCGGCCATCTACATAATTACATCGTTGTTGACAGAAATTATGAGTAATAATGCGACAGCGATTTTGCTTACCCCGATAGCTGTAGGCTTAGCCAATGAGTTGGGAGTGGATCCACGACCGTTTGCTGTCGCTGTAATGTTCGCTGCAAGTGCGAGTTTTGCGACGCCAATCGGCTATCAAACCAACACGTTTGTTTACAATGCTGGTGGGTATCGATTTTCTGACTTTATCAAAGTCGGCTTGCCATTAAATGTCCTGCTTTGGGTTGCTGCGACTTTCATCATTCCAATTTTTTGGCCACTCGAGATTCAAGATTGA
- a CDS encoding ABC transporter substrate-binding protein, with amino-acid sequence MILASYLAYLCALVTLWWCVPGNVSLAEERSSNNTLRLAVNILPPGFGSPYRTTATPSITTTSALFDGLTRLDHLGNVSPWLAERWEPISETRWRFYLRKDVVFSNGVPFDSSAVVHVVGYLTGKESPLESVRRDMPWLAGTEIIDEHTVDILTKVPVPTFDRYAATLLMTEPGAFTDLGPETYALNPVVTGPFLISAWQPNSVHMEANPTTWRPPKLAGVEIIALPDSTTRVQAVLSGRVDVAVALGPDEAKMIAAAGGSFVTFSSGQIANVTLNTLGDAPFKDVRVRRALNMAVNRDLIIDVLMAGSTEPANQPATKTSFGYNPNLPLFPYDPERARALLAEAGYPNGFSFKLRTSLSGPGQASVYQQVASDLRSIGVEMVFDVVPSTLYLSELIRLGDIADAFTLPIALFPTMDSMRAMSFHSCLWPSPGYCNETIQPVIEQALIEWDQDKAIELRQQVMAHYHEQAAVLYLHESPSFVGLSARVRNYGDVFGFVGYDVIELVD; translated from the coding sequence GTGATACTCGCATCTTATTTAGCGTATTTATGCGCTCTAGTAACACTTTGGTGGTGCGTACCAGGTAATGTTTCTTTAGCTGAAGAGCGAAGTTCAAACAATACGCTGCGACTTGCGGTCAATATTCTACCGCCAGGATTCGGTAGTCCGTATCGCACCACAGCGACACCCTCTATCACGACCACGTCCGCGTTATTCGATGGTCTGACTAGGCTTGACCATCTTGGCAATGTGTCTCCTTGGTTGGCTGAGAGGTGGGAACCTATCAGCGAAACACGCTGGCGTTTTTACCTGCGCAAAGACGTAGTGTTTTCCAATGGCGTGCCCTTTGATTCTTCGGCGGTGGTTCATGTGGTTGGGTATCTGACGGGAAAAGAATCGCCGTTGGAAAGTGTGCGCCGAGATATGCCGTGGCTGGCTGGGACCGAGATCATAGATGAGCATACCGTTGATATTCTGACTAAGGTTCCCGTCCCAACGTTTGATCGCTATGCGGCGACTCTTTTAATGACCGAGCCGGGTGCTTTTACAGACCTGGGGCCAGAAACATATGCGCTAAACCCTGTTGTGACCGGCCCGTTTCTCATCAGCGCATGGCAGCCAAATAGTGTGCATATGGAGGCCAACCCAACAACATGGCGTCCACCGAAGTTGGCTGGCGTTGAGATAATTGCCTTACCTGACAGCACAACACGTGTGCAGGCCGTGTTGTCTGGTCGTGTGGATGTGGCCGTGGCGCTCGGCCCTGATGAAGCGAAAATGATCGCTGCCGCAGGCGGGTCGTTTGTGACCTTCAGCTCTGGACAAATCGCAAATGTGACTCTCAATACTTTGGGGGATGCACCGTTCAAGGATGTTCGCGTTCGCCGCGCCCTCAACATGGCCGTCAACCGTGATCTCATCATTGATGTTCTTATGGCGGGTTCAACGGAGCCCGCCAATCAGCCAGCGACCAAAACATCTTTTGGCTACAATCCTAATTTGCCATTGTTTCCCTATGATCCAGAGCGAGCACGGGCGTTGCTGGCAGAGGCTGGGTATCCAAACGGCTTTAGTTTCAAATTGCGCACCTCATTGTCAGGTCCAGGTCAGGCCAGTGTGTATCAGCAGGTTGCCAGTGATCTTAGAAGTATCGGTGTCGAGATGGTTTTCGATGTTGTGCCGTCCACATTGTATCTCAGTGAGTTGATTCGCTTGGGGGACATCGCTGACGCTTTCACGCTTCCTATCGCTCTGTTTCCAACGATGGATTCTATGCGTGCGATGTCGTTTCACTCCTGTCTCTGGCCGTCTCCCGGCTATTGTAATGAGACTATTCAACCGGTCATTGAGCAGGCGTTGATTGAATGGGATCAGGACAAGGCAATTGAGTTGCGGCAACAGGTCATGGCCCACTATCATGAACAAGCCGCTGTTTTGTATTTACACGAATCACCATCTTTTGTGGGGTTAAGCGCCCGCGTTCGAAATTATGGCGATGTATTTGGGTTTGTTGGATATGACGTTATCGAACTCGTGGATTAA
- a CDS encoding ABC transporter substrate-binding protein encodes MTLSNSWIKRVLILSAAVMVGFTSPVQAEKTLRVAVHALPPFLGHAFATTARPTIFTTGAIYDGLVKFDREGQLSPWLAVAWENIDEMTWRFTLRDGVSFSNGTPLTSASIETAVRWLTSDASMRDGVRGDVPFLQDVRVIDRLTADIITNIPVPNLPNYMGAMVMVEPERFAALGRQGYADDPVGTGPFIVDDWGATTVTMEAYAGSWRAPYVDRLEIVALPSISGRVQALLSGRVDIATALGPDERLAVEAAGFVLEEWLDASVAAVTFITAHGGPLADVRVRQALNYAVNKEGIIASLFGDLTSPATQGVSHQAYGYNPELKPYPYDPEKARSLLAEAGYEDGFVFEFLTQTGLGSGDLVFQLVASDLARVGVTMEIRQLPAAAFLQTVLRDPNHGGAGGHALIWPAWPIFDAMRPMLMHSCRRSTPWHCDQAIQPKIEEALVEWDPDRALALRYEVMAYTRDTAPAIFLYESPEFAATSPHVNGYRQDHGHINYHEIQLAD; translated from the coding sequence ATGACGTTATCGAACTCGTGGATTAAGCGCGTCCTGATTCTTTCGGCGGCTGTCATGGTGGGCTTTACGAGCCCGGTGCAGGCTGAAAAAACACTTCGTGTTGCGGTCCATGCCTTACCGCCTTTCTTGGGTCATGCCTTTGCGACGACGGCGCGGCCGACCATATTTACGACCGGAGCGATCTACGATGGTCTGGTAAAATTCGATCGTGAGGGACAGCTCTCTCCTTGGCTGGCGGTGGCTTGGGAAAACATCGATGAAATGACATGGCGTTTCACGCTGCGTGATGGCGTGTCTTTTTCCAACGGAACACCGCTCACCAGCGCGTCAATCGAGACGGCGGTGCGGTGGCTGACCAGCGATGCATCCATGCGAGATGGTGTGCGTGGTGATGTACCTTTTCTGCAAGATGTGCGGGTTATTGATCGTCTAACGGCGGACATAATCACGAATATCCCAGTTCCCAATTTGCCCAATTATATGGGTGCGATGGTTATGGTAGAGCCGGAGCGGTTTGCCGCCCTGGGCCGCCAAGGATATGCGGACGATCCGGTTGGAACCGGGCCGTTTATTGTCGATGACTGGGGCGCAACCACGGTCACAATGGAGGCCTATGCGGGCTCGTGGCGGGCGCCGTATGTGGACCGGCTGGAAATTGTCGCGCTGCCGAGCATTTCAGGCCGTGTTCAAGCACTCCTTTCTGGGCGTGTCGATATTGCGACCGCGCTCGGACCGGATGAACGTCTAGCAGTCGAAGCTGCTGGTTTCGTACTTGAGGAGTGGCTCGATGCCTCAGTTGCGGCTGTGACGTTTATTACAGCGCATGGCGGACCTTTGGCAGACGTCCGTGTCCGGCAGGCACTGAATTATGCCGTCAATAAAGAGGGGATTATTGCCAGCTTGTTTGGGGATTTGACCTCGCCCGCGACCCAGGGCGTGTCCCACCAGGCTTATGGTTATAATCCTGAGCTCAAACCTTATCCCTATGACCCAGAAAAAGCGCGATCGCTTCTCGCAGAAGCTGGGTATGAGGATGGATTTGTGTTTGAGTTTCTGACTCAAACAGGTCTGGGTTCAGGGGACCTGGTGTTCCAGTTGGTAGCTTCAGACTTGGCGCGCGTCGGCGTCACTATGGAAATCCGTCAACTACCAGCGGCGGCTTTTTTACAGACTGTTTTGAGAGATCCAAACCATGGCGGTGCGGGCGGGCATGCGCTTATTTGGCCCGCCTGGCCTATTTTTGATGCCATGCGGCCAATGCTGATGCATTCCTGCCGTCGTTCCACACCCTGGCATTGTGACCAGGCTATACAGCCCAAAATTGAAGAAGCTTTGGTTGAGTGGGATCCGGATCGTGCTCTGGCCTTACGGTATGAAGTGATGGCTTATACACGGGATACGGCGCCCGCTATATTTTTGTATGAATCTCCAGAATTCGCCGCAACCTCTCCTCACGTAAATGGCTATCGGCAGGATCACGGCCATATCAACTATCATGAAATTCAACTTGCCGATTAA
- a CDS encoding alpha/beta hydrolase, which yields MKPKRTPLTIGQEVMIAWSRIYTTTAMSLATMLRDDGPSKIETFSYGDHADEQLDVMTPIDGITKTAVLFIHGGGWTMGHKEFYRADLNPICKAGHCVINVEYPKAPDHPHPHILKSIFKALRWCKHHQDIDQLHLIGDSAGGNLAIMSGLFWANPKLQKVFGDDDLKDDQLSRDIPDVISVSSLYGILDRQSCRDEMFAGGEAMLAAYGGQAVLAETVDIDHAITPMDVSFDQHPRCFLAVGSDDVLLQSSRDYHQRLLKAGHDVALKVYKGATHGFLSWPQNGQRDELIRNIVTFLKSAEPG from the coding sequence GTGAAGCCTAAACGTACCCCGCTGACAATTGGTCAAGAGGTGATGATCGCCTGGAGCCGCATCTACACGACTACGGCAATGAGCCTGGCAACCATGCTCCGGGACGACGGCCCATCAAAAATCGAAACATTTTCTTATGGTGATCATGCGGATGAGCAATTGGATGTCATGACACCCATAGACGGCATCACAAAAACAGCCGTGTTATTTATACACGGCGGTGGCTGGACCATGGGGCACAAAGAGTTTTATCGCGCCGACCTTAATCCCATCTGCAAAGCCGGACACTGTGTGATCAATGTGGAATACCCGAAAGCACCAGACCATCCACATCCCCACATCCTCAAGTCCATCTTCAAAGCTTTGCGCTGGTGCAAACATCATCAAGATATAGATCAACTCCACCTGATTGGAGACTCCGCTGGCGGTAACCTTGCAATAATGTCCGGGCTTTTTTGGGCGAATCCAAAACTCCAGAAGGTGTTCGGTGACGACGATTTGAAAGATGATCAGCTAAGCCGGGACATACCGGATGTTATCTCTGTCTCAAGTTTGTATGGCATTCTTGATCGACAAAGCTGTCGAGATGAGATGTTCGCCGGCGGCGAAGCCATGCTGGCCGCATATGGTGGACAAGCCGTCTTGGCGGAAACCGTAGATATTGATCACGCAATAACGCCAATGGATGTATCATTCGACCAGCACCCTCGGTGCTTTTTAGCCGTAGGAAGTGATGATGTGTTGTTGCAATCCTCTAGGGATTATCATCAGCGCCTTTTGAAGGCCGGACATGACGTGGCCCTTAAGGTTTACAAGGGTGCAACACACGGTTTTCTCAGCTGGCCTCAAAACGGTCAGCGGGACGAACTTATACGCAACATCGTGACGTTTTTAAAAAGTGCCGAGCCTGGTTAA
- a CDS encoding alpha/beta fold hydrolase, which yields MSPPTEAEETLRFEEDTFVARDGARLPYSVWGPRTSPDKIVIAAHSFGEFRDAFALIGQHLAQRNIALWAYDQRGFGSAPKRGIWAGKDVMVKDFQDFALAAHNVAGPETPIILLGESMGAAVIISALADTNTLQANALILSGPGVREDRPFRYGYNVALWLADKIWPSYAVDVPRIYDDRLAEHHARRWAEDEKIIDKVRIDTYYGLIRLSDAASNRASAALPPTLVLFGTEDSQIHPKSVCALMSRLENKGTLRIFEDKPHLMFQIKQQEDVLSLIDQWIDKPGEGIASDSATFCASTTRS from the coding sequence ATGTCCCCACCCACTGAAGCGGAAGAAACACTGCGCTTCGAGGAAGACACCTTCGTTGCACGTGATGGCGCTCGCTTACCCTATTCAGTCTGGGGGCCTAGAACCTCGCCCGATAAAATTGTGATCGCGGCTCATAGCTTTGGTGAGTTCCGCGATGCGTTCGCGCTTATTGGTCAACATCTAGCGCAACGCAATATTGCCCTTTGGGCCTACGATCAACGTGGCTTTGGATCGGCACCCAAACGCGGCATTTGGGCCGGGAAAGACGTCATGGTTAAAGACTTTCAAGATTTTGCACTGGCCGCACACAACGTCGCGGGGCCAGAGACACCAATAATCCTGCTCGGCGAAAGCATGGGGGCCGCTGTGATCATATCAGCCTTGGCAGATACAAACACTCTACAGGCTAATGCGCTTATTCTTTCGGGACCAGGTGTCCGCGAAGACCGGCCCTTTCGATATGGGTACAATGTTGCCCTCTGGCTCGCTGATAAAATTTGGCCGAGCTATGCTGTGGATGTCCCGCGTATCTATGACGACCGGCTGGCCGAACATCATGCCCGGCGATGGGCGGAAGACGAAAAGATCATCGATAAGGTTCGCATTGACACCTACTACGGACTCATTCGCTTGAGTGATGCCGCCTCAAACAGAGCTTCTGCAGCGCTACCCCCAACCTTGGTACTTTTCGGCACAGAAGATAGTCAGATCCATCCCAAATCTGTGTGCGCACTTATGTCACGATTAGAAAACAAAGGGACGCTTCGTATTTTCGAAGACAAACCTCATTTGATGTTTCAGATTAAGCAGCAAGAAGACGTGCTGTCACTGATCGATCAATGGATTGATAAACCCGGCGAAGGCATTGCTTCTGACTCAGCAACTTTTTGTGCATCAACGACACGTTCGTGA
- a CDS encoding dipeptidase — protein sequence MRALILAFFLSLMGSTGLTAETTDDLIARARAIHERVITVDTHVDIPPNFATPAYDPMKPGPRGQQVHIPTMIEGGLDATFIIVFVGQGPRTDAGYAKALSDAFLKFAAIHRLTSDMYPDQIQLARSAEDVRRIDAAGKKVALIGIENGYPMGKDIRLLNQFYDYGARYFGLLHNGHNDLGDSAVPSRRLGETDEEHGGLTDLGLQVVRRLNELGIMADVSHASKQTTLDIIAESKAPVIASHSSLKGVYDHPRNMSDEELLAIANSNGVVQVVAFDSYLRAVPRGKQDATAKLWEDMGIKSFGDFRRLSEDDLKVYDARMAEIELEFPKAGVKDLADHIDYAVGKVGIKHVGIASDFNGGGGIAGWSDASETFNVTLELVKRGYTEEQIRLLWGDNLLRVLADVEAYAKSL from the coding sequence GGCTCAACGGGCCTCACTGCTGAAACCACTGACGACCTCATTGCCCGGGCCAGAGCAATTCACGAGCGAGTGATCACCGTCGACACCCACGTGGACATTCCTCCGAATTTTGCCACACCGGCCTATGACCCCATGAAGCCAGGCCCACGCGGCCAACAAGTGCATATCCCCACCATGATTGAGGGTGGTCTAGATGCGACGTTCATTATCGTATTTGTGGGGCAAGGACCGCGGACGGATGCAGGGTATGCAAAAGCGCTCTCTGATGCCTTCCTCAAATTTGCAGCGATCCACCGTCTGACCAGCGACATGTATCCCGATCAAATCCAACTGGCGCGGAGCGCTGAGGATGTGCGGCGCATTGATGCCGCAGGTAAGAAAGTCGCGCTGATTGGAATCGAAAACGGTTACCCAATGGGCAAGGACATAAGATTACTTAATCAGTTTTACGATTATGGGGCCCGCTACTTTGGTTTGCTTCATAACGGACACAATGACCTCGGGGACTCTGCCGTCCCAAGCCGGCGTCTCGGGGAAACCGACGAAGAGCATGGCGGACTCACTGATCTGGGCCTCCAAGTTGTGAGGCGTTTAAATGAACTCGGCATCATGGCGGACGTATCTCATGCTTCAAAACAAACTACATTAGACATTATCGCTGAGTCGAAAGCACCGGTTATTGCCTCTCATTCCAGTTTGAAGGGTGTTTACGACCATCCCCGCAACATGAGCGACGAAGAACTTTTGGCCATCGCCAACTCTAATGGCGTTGTTCAAGTGGTTGCGTTCGATAGTTATTTGCGCGCTGTTCCACGAGGCAAGCAAGACGCAACGGCAAAGCTATGGGAGGACATGGGGATAAAGTCTTTTGGAGATTTTCGCCGCTTAAGCGAGGACGACCTGAAAGTCTACGACGCCCGCATGGCTGAGATCGAACTGGAGTTTCCCAAAGCAGGAGTCAAAGACTTAGCGGATCATATTGACTATGCGGTTGGAAAAGTTGGCATTAAACATGTGGGAATCGCCTCAGACTTCAACGGCGGCGGCGGCATCGCAGGTTGGTCAGACGCTTCTGAAACTTTCAACGTCACGTTAGAGCTGGTCAAACGCGGGTATACGGAAGAGCAAATCAGGCTCCTGTGGGGGGATAATCTTCTCAGGGTTCTGGCGGACGTCGAAGCCTACGCGAAAAGCCTTTGA